A stretch of the Sulfurimonas sp. HSL-1656 genome encodes the following:
- a CDS encoding outer membrane lipoprotein-sorting protein: MRRCDMQWHRTAALLAWAGISLFASESAEAIYAKSAKLFSFGNLRFDVAMTVENEGNRQERSFMVAERQSGDASSLLIRFRSPQNIKCTAILIEREQESSSNAIYFPALKRVRIIPEQEEESEAVGMGISYAELDAKKGTFEPLEETLLEGNACYKVTLKRNGNRSIYYIDPVTSVIKKVEIFKGPQLQRIVNIDEVDRFDEQLLITRWQVNDLIKSRKLTYRVDTQSVSRDIKQGLFYHNRLHRCAF, translated from the coding sequence ATGCGACGGTGTGACATGCAGTGGCACCGTACAGCCGCCCTGCTGGCCTGGGCCGGAATCAGCCTGTTCGCTTCGGAGAGCGCTGAAGCCATCTATGCGAAAAGCGCCAAACTCTTCTCGTTCGGCAACCTGCGTTTCGACGTTGCGATGACCGTCGAAAACGAGGGCAACCGCCAGGAACGCTCTTTCATGGTCGCCGAACGGCAGTCGGGCGACGCGTCGTCACTCCTGATCCGCTTCCGCTCCCCGCAAAACATCAAGTGCACGGCCATACTCATCGAACGGGAGCAGGAGAGCAGCAGCAACGCCATCTACTTCCCCGCCCTGAAACGCGTGCGGATCATCCCCGAACAGGAAGAGGAGAGCGAAGCCGTCGGCATGGGGATCTCCTACGCCGAACTGGACGCGAAAAAAGGGACGTTCGAGCCGCTGGAGGAGACGCTGCTTGAGGGTAACGCCTGTTACAAGGTGACACTGAAGCGAAACGGGAACCGCTCAATCTACTACATCGACCCCGTGACCTCCGTGATCAAAAAAGTCGAGATCTTCAAAGGTCCTCAGCTGCAGCGGATCGTCAATATCGACGAAGTAGACCGCTTTGATGAACAGCTGCTCATTACCCGCTGGCAGGTCAACGACCTCATCAAGTCCCGGAAGCTGACCTACAGGGTTGACACCCAAAGCGTCTCACGCGATATCAAACAGGGGCTTTTTTATCACAACCGTCTTCACCGCTGCGCCTTCTGA
- a CDS encoding HIT domain-containing protein, with translation MKEILYAPWRTDYISGQTIEGCVFCHISEHADADAELHVLYRDEHCFVVMNRYPYTPGHFMIIPHVHTDALETLAPEAWLRISALAQQGVRMLKEGFGAQGVNIGMNLGKAGGAGIAEHIHLHLVPRWERDTNFITAVAGTRVYSTDFERIYRRLLELAPRYFV, from the coding sequence ATGAAAGAGATTCTTTATGCGCCGTGGCGCACGGACTATATCAGCGGGCAGACGATCGAAGGGTGCGTTTTCTGCCATATCAGCGAACATGCCGACGCCGACGCCGAACTGCATGTCCTCTATCGCGACGAACACTGCTTTGTCGTCATGAACCGCTACCCCTACACACCCGGCCATTTCATGATCATCCCCCACGTTCATACGGATGCGCTTGAAACACTGGCGCCCGAGGCGTGGCTGCGGATCAGCGCCCTGGCGCAGCAGGGGGTGCGTATGCTCAAAGAGGGGTTCGGCGCACAGGGCGTCAATATCGGCATGAACCTCGGAAAAGCCGGCGGGGCGGGGATTGCCGAACATATTCACCTGCACCTCGTACCGCGCTGGGAGCGGGATACGAACTTTATTACCGCCGTGGCCGGGACCCGGGTCTATTCGACGGATTTCGAACGGATCTACCGCCGGCTGCTGGAACTGGCTCCGCGCTATTTCGTGTGA
- a CDS encoding c-type cytochrome: MRTIAFTAALLLLAGCNDSPKTQPEATPQAAAPVETPAPAATPAPVAEVADNTSVAPAAPVAETAPAAAPAAESAPVAEAAPAELFQKCAACHGNHAEKMALNQSAVIGEWESKRIADAIIGYQKGTYGGAMKTLMQNQVKELSPVQVEALSEYIANLYVKTH, encoded by the coding sequence ATGAGAACCATTGCTTTTACAGCCGCCCTACTCCTGCTCGCCGGCTGTAACGATTCACCGAAGACACAGCCCGAGGCCACACCCCAAGCCGCAGCCCCCGTTGAAACGCCTGCGCCGGCAGCCACCCCGGCACCGGTAGCGGAAGTTGCAGACAACACCTCTGTCGCGCCGGCGGCGCCTGTTGCCGAAACGGCACCTGCAGCGGCCCCGGCAGCGGAAAGCGCACCCGTCGCCGAAGCCGCTCCGGCCGAACTCTTCCAGAAGTGCGCCGCCTGCCACGGCAACCACGCCGAGAAAATGGCACTGAACCAGTCCGCCGTCATCGGCGAGTGGGAGAGCAAGCGCATCGCCGACGCCATCATCGGCTACCAGAAAGGCACCTACGGCGGTGCCATGAAGACCCTGATGCAGAACCAGGTCAAAGAGCTGAGCCCGGTCCAGGTCGAGGCCCTCTCCGAATACATCGCCAACCTCTACGTTAAAACGCACTGA
- a CDS encoding MTH1187 family thiamine-binding protein, producing MFPTSGDCRDGASVSAYVSRIIDMIDRSGLPYQLTPMGTIVETGSVKEALAVVEKAYDVLGEECERVYSSLKLDIRKGKAGRLKGKIDSVQRELGRDVSH from the coding sequence ATGTTCCCCACCAGCGGCGACTGCCGGGACGGTGCCTCCGTCTCCGCCTATGTCAGCCGCATCATCGATATGATCGACCGCAGCGGGCTGCCCTACCAGCTCACCCCGATGGGAACCATTGTCGAGACGGGAAGCGTCAAAGAGGCGCTTGCCGTCGTGGAGAAAGCCTACGATGTCCTGGGCGAGGAGTGCGAACGGGTCTATTCGTCGCTGAAACTTGATATCCGGAAAGGCAAAGCAGGGCGCTTAAAAGGGAAGATCGATTCCGTACAGCGGGAGTTGGGCAGGGACGTCAGCCACTGA
- a CDS encoding succinyldiaminopimelate transaminase → MQFESYPFEKLSALLDPIEPNSAYAPLTLTIGEPQFETPAFIRNALCGSADTLRRYPKTAGEEILNGAMRDFVARRFGVTLANDQLVSSFGTREVLFNFPQYLLFDKPDPVMTFTNPFYQIYEGAAIASRAKVNYLNLDASNGFKPQVDPAVLRASNLVILNFPNNPTSSCLSVEELGEWVKLALEYDFVLLNDECYSEIYPHEAPAGILEASAAVGNTAFKNVLALNSISKRSSAPGLRSGFLAGDATILEGYRQYRTYIGCASPLPLQTAAAAAWADEAHVAEARAVYRANFEIAREILGTEVPEATFYLWLEVDDAIAFTEKLYRDYNLKVLPGEYLARTDLNGNNPGRGRIRIALVESPERTRMALERIKEAMNG, encoded by the coding sequence ATGCAGTTTGAATCCTACCCGTTCGAAAAACTGAGTGCCCTGCTCGATCCCATCGAGCCCAACAGTGCCTACGCCCCGCTGACACTGACCATCGGGGAGCCGCAGTTCGAGACCCCTGCCTTTATCCGCAACGCGCTGTGCGGCAGTGCCGATACGCTGCGCCGTTACCCGAAAACGGCGGGCGAAGAGATCCTTAACGGCGCCATGCGCGATTTCGTCGCCCGCCGTTTCGGGGTGACGCTGGCAAACGATCAGCTCGTCTCCAGCTTCGGGACCCGGGAAGTCCTTTTCAATTTCCCGCAGTACCTGCTGTTCGACAAGCCCGATCCGGTCATGACTTTTACGAACCCCTTCTACCAGATCTATGAAGGGGCCGCGATCGCGAGCCGCGCGAAGGTAAATTACCTCAACCTCGATGCCTCCAACGGGTTCAAACCGCAGGTCGACCCGGCGGTGCTTCGGGCCAGCAACCTGGTGATCCTCAATTTCCCGAACAACCCCACCAGCAGCTGCCTCTCCGTCGAAGAGCTCGGGGAATGGGTCAAGCTGGCGCTGGAGTACGATTTCGTCCTCCTCAACGACGAGTGCTACAGCGAGATCTATCCGCATGAAGCCCCGGCAGGCATCCTCGAGGCGAGTGCCGCCGTCGGCAACACGGCGTTCAAGAACGTGCTGGCGCTCAACTCCATCTCCAAACGCTCCAGCGCGCCGGGGCTGCGCAGCGGCTTCCTAGCCGGGGATGCAACGATCCTCGAAGGGTACCGCCAGTACCGCACCTATATCGGCTGCGCCTCGCCGCTGCCGCTGCAGACGGCCGCGGCGGCGGCCTGGGCGGATGAAGCCCATGTCGCAGAGGCCCGGGCCGTTTACCGTGCGAACTTCGAGATCGCGCGGGAGATCCTCGGCACGGAGGTTCCGGAGGCGACTTTCTACCTTTGGCTGGAAGTGGACGATGCCATCGCCTTTACCGAAAAGCTCTACCGTGACTACAACCTGAAGGTTCTGCCGGGTGAATACCTGGCACGCACCGACCTCAACGGCAACAACCCGGGAAGAGGGCGTATCCGTATCGCCCTCGTCGAGAGCCCGGAACGCACGCGCATGGCGCTCGAACGCATCAAGGAGGCGATGAATGGATAA
- a CDS encoding tetratricopeptide repeat protein — translation MKAVIAALTFLMWTALFAAEGEASTKTSTVNWYKMAASQGNAEAQFYLGVMYSRGAGVTKNDDLAVYWYKKAAAQEHAEAQLNLGYMYETGNGVKKNYGEAVQWYQRAADNGSTVAMNNLGIMHMMGLGVKKDSTKAYRYWRKAAQKGNNNAWDNIEKLRRLEPQACLD, via the coding sequence ATGAAAGCAGTAATCGCAGCCCTGACATTTCTGATGTGGACGGCGCTTTTTGCGGCCGAAGGGGAAGCATCGACGAAGACGAGCACGGTCAACTGGTATAAAATGGCTGCCTCGCAGGGAAATGCGGAAGCGCAGTTCTACCTCGGCGTAATGTACAGCCGGGGTGCCGGCGTGACCAAGAACGATGACCTCGCGGTCTACTGGTATAAAAAAGCCGCGGCACAGGAACATGCGGAGGCGCAGTTGAACCTGGGCTATATGTATGAAACCGGCAACGGCGTCAAAAAGAATTACGGCGAAGCGGTGCAGTGGTACCAGCGCGCGGCGGACAACGGCAGCACGGTGGCGATGAACAACCTCGGGATCATGCACATGATGGGTCTGGGGGTCAAAAAAGACAGCACCAAAGCCTACCGTTACTGGCGCAAGGCGGCCCAGAAGGGCAATAACAACGCCTGGGACAACATTGAAAAACTGCGCCGCCTTGAGCCGCAGGCCTGCCTTGACTGA
- the ligA gene encoding NAD-dependent DNA ligase LigA, protein MTAETYRESVALLNRYAYHYYVLDNPIASDEEYDRLYHDVLAYETAHPEQTLADSPTQRVGGVALEGFEKAAHRSRMWSLEDIFDAEGLQKWLERVAKLADNVTFYCEPKFDGASLNLIYEEGRLVQAITRGDGSIGEEVTQNVKTIRSVPLAIDYDGRIEIRGEVVIFKEEFDAINREREAQGEALFANPRNAAAGSLRQLDPKITAARNLVFLPYGIGENTLDIPLLSKRMEWIYALGFRKPPLHRVCAGYDEIEAIYEEMKATRDDFAMMLDGMVIKVDQVEAQEDMGFTVKNPRWSVAYKFPAVEKMTRVRDVILQVGRSGVVTPVAVVEPVDIEGVVVERATLHNFDEIARKDIHIGDHVIILRSGDVIPKIIKVIPERRDGTEKALARPEHCPVCGSELLDEGALIKCQNLSCEARVVNAIIYFASKQCLNIDGLGDKIVEALFKAGLVRGVIDLYSLSLGALLELDGFKEKKSKNLLDAIEKSKGTACWRFVNGLGIEHIGEVASKQLCDTFGLDFPDATEEALLAIDGFGGEMAASVLEFVRVNREQIEALRGVVEPAAPAQRVEAAENPFKGKTVVLTGTMSRPRPEIKIELETLGAKVAGSVSKKTDYLIYGEDAGSKYDKAVALGVTALTEDAMKQMLQ, encoded by the coding sequence ATGACGGCTGAAACCTACCGCGAAAGTGTGGCGCTGCTGAACCGCTACGCCTACCACTATTATGTCCTCGACAATCCCATTGCCAGCGACGAAGAGTACGACAGGCTCTATCACGACGTCCTGGCGTATGAAACGGCGCACCCGGAGCAGACGCTGGCCGATTCGCCGACGCAGCGGGTCGGAGGCGTAGCGTTGGAGGGGTTCGAGAAAGCCGCCCACCGCAGCCGCATGTGGAGCCTGGAGGATATCTTTGACGCCGAGGGGCTGCAGAAGTGGCTGGAACGGGTCGCAAAGCTCGCCGACAACGTCACCTTTTACTGCGAGCCGAAGTTCGACGGGGCGAGTCTCAACCTCATCTACGAGGAGGGCCGCCTCGTGCAGGCGATCACCCGCGGCGACGGCAGCATCGGCGAAGAGGTGACGCAGAACGTCAAAACGATCCGCAGCGTCCCCCTCGCCATCGACTATGACGGGCGTATCGAGATCCGCGGCGAGGTCGTCATTTTCAAAGAGGAGTTCGACGCCATCAACCGCGAACGGGAGGCGCAGGGCGAAGCGCTCTTCGCCAACCCCCGCAACGCCGCTGCCGGCAGCCTGCGCCAGCTCGACCCGAAGATCACCGCGGCGCGGAACCTCGTTTTCCTCCCCTACGGTATCGGCGAGAACACTCTTGACATCCCGCTGCTGAGCAAGCGGATGGAGTGGATCTACGCCCTGGGCTTCCGCAAGCCGCCGCTGCACCGCGTCTGCGCGGGCTACGACGAGATCGAGGCGATCTACGAGGAGATGAAAGCGACCCGGGACGATTTTGCGATGATGCTCGACGGCATGGTCATCAAGGTCGACCAGGTCGAGGCCCAGGAGGATATGGGCTTTACGGTCAAGAACCCGCGCTGGTCGGTGGCGTACAAGTTCCCGGCGGTCGAGAAGATGACCCGGGTCCGCGACGTTATCCTGCAGGTGGGGCGTTCGGGCGTCGTTACCCCGGTGGCCGTCGTCGAACCTGTCGATATCGAGGGGGTCGTCGTCGAACGTGCGACCCTGCACAACTTCGACGAGATCGCGCGCAAGGATATTCATATCGGCGACCACGTCATCATCCTGCGCAGCGGCGACGTCATCCCGAAGATCATCAAGGTCATCCCCGAGCGGCGCGACGGGACGGAAAAGGCGCTGGCCCGCCCGGAGCACTGCCCGGTCTGCGGTAGCGAACTGCTGGATGAAGGGGCGCTTATCAAGTGCCAGAACCTCTCGTGCGAAGCGCGGGTCGTCAACGCCATCATCTATTTTGCCTCCAAGCAGTGCCTGAACATCGACGGGCTCGGCGACAAGATCGTCGAAGCGCTCTTCAAAGCCGGGCTGGTCAGGGGGGTGATCGACCTTTACAGCCTCTCCCTGGGTGCACTTCTGGAACTCGACGGGTTCAAAGAGAAAAAGAGCAAGAACCTGCTCGACGCCATCGAAAAGAGCAAAGGGACGGCGTGCTGGCGCTTCGTGAACGGGCTGGGAATCGAGCATATCGGTGAGGTCGCTTCGAAACAGCTCTGCGACACCTTCGGTCTGGATTTTCCCGATGCGACGGAGGAGGCGCTGCTCGCCATTGACGGTTTCGGCGGGGAGATGGCGGCGTCGGTCCTGGAGTTTGTCCGGGTCAACCGGGAACAGATTGAAGCGCTGCGCGGCGTCGTAGAGCCGGCGGCTCCGGCACAAAGGGTTGAAGCGGCGGAGAACCCCTTCAAGGGGAAAACGGTCGTGCTCACCGGCACGATGAGCCGTCCCCGCCCGGAGATCAAAATTGAGCTGGAGACCCTGGGGGCGAAGGTCGCGGGAAGCGTGTCGAAAAAAACGGATTATCTCATCTACGGCGAGGACGCCGGCAGCAAGTATGACAAGGCGGTTGCGCTCGGAGTGACGGCGCTTACGGAAGATGCGATGAAACAGATGCTACAATAG
- a CDS encoding hemerythrin family protein, translating into MTHDLRLNVEEMDTAHERFLEMLEQLQKTEGGIDTALFREWIDETKRHFAEEEKLMMKYLYPERETHTGDHEQLVDEMESFFAMITTMPPMARSFIEGYAYDKFRRHTMFYDLDLAKFLASNEAG; encoded by the coding sequence ATGACACACGATCTTCGCCTGAATGTTGAAGAGATGGATACGGCGCACGAGCGTTTTCTGGAGATGCTCGAGCAGCTTCAAAAGACGGAGGGCGGGATCGACACGGCGCTTTTCAGGGAATGGATCGACGAAACGAAACGCCACTTCGCCGAAGAGGAGAAGCTGATGATGAAGTACCTCTACCCCGAACGCGAAACCCATACCGGCGACCATGAACAGCTTGTCGACGAGATGGAGTCTTTTTTTGCCATGATCACGACGATGCCGCCGATGGCACGCTCCTTTATCGAGGGCTACGCCTACGACAAATTCCGCCGCCATACGATGTTCTACGACCTCGACCTGGCGAAGTTCCTCGCCAGCAACGAAGCCGGCTGA
- the murC gene encoding UDP-N-acetylmuramate--L-alanine ligase: MKIHFIGIGGIGISGLAQYMDHKGNTVSGSDIADNRIVKQLRSKGIAITIPHDASAITDQDLVVHSAIIKPTNVEVIAAQEKGIEVLPRREALLRILQDKEVYAVAGAHGKSTTSAILAAIMEGSAIIGAESKAFGSNVRYDDTNERLIFEADESDGSFLNSNPYCAIVTNAEPEHMEYYEYDYERFYDAYRRFIASAAIRVINAEDEFLGTIEGDAIRLYPSRDISEVEYVLHDGEPHTRFRLKALGTFDVWGFGEHIALDAALAILAAAETMPVETVRERILGYRGIKKRFDIIDSRGGCVLIDDYGHHPTEIAATMASARTYARMLGLESVTAVWQPHKYSRTIDNLEAFSHCFEGVDRLIILPVWAAGEEPRIIDFEGVFAAYSPLLADRVKRRGCGLEVLKEDTMVQQLESGLIIGFGAGDITYQLRGEK; this comes from the coding sequence GTGAAGATCCATTTTATCGGCATCGGTGGGATCGGCATCTCCGGTCTCGCGCAGTACATGGACCACAAGGGCAACACGGTCAGCGGCAGCGACATCGCCGACAACCGTATCGTCAAACAGCTCCGCTCCAAAGGGATCGCCATTACCATTCCCCACGACGCGAGCGCGATCACGGATCAGGACCTTGTGGTGCATTCGGCCATCATCAAACCGACCAATGTCGAAGTGATAGCGGCGCAGGAAAAAGGGATCGAGGTGCTGCCGCGCCGTGAAGCGCTGCTGCGCATTCTCCAGGATAAAGAGGTCTACGCCGTGGCCGGTGCGCACGGCAAGAGTACGACCTCGGCGATCCTCGCGGCGATCATGGAAGGTTCCGCCATCATCGGGGCCGAGTCCAAGGCTTTCGGTTCCAACGTCCGGTACGACGATACGAACGAACGGCTCATTTTCGAAGCGGATGAAAGTGACGGCAGTTTTCTCAACTCCAACCCCTACTGTGCCATCGTGACCAATGCCGAACCGGAGCACATGGAGTATTACGAGTACGACTACGAACGCTTCTATGACGCCTACCGTCGCTTTATCGCTTCTGCTGCGATCCGCGTGATCAACGCGGAAGACGAATTTCTCGGGACGATCGAAGGGGATGCGATCCGGCTTTATCCCAGCCGCGATATCTCCGAGGTCGAATACGTGCTGCACGACGGGGAGCCGCATACGCGTTTCCGCCTGAAAGCGCTTGGGACGTTCGACGTCTGGGGCTTCGGCGAGCATATCGCCCTGGATGCGGCGCTGGCGATCCTTGCCGCGGCAGAGACGATGCCGGTCGAGACGGTACGCGAACGTATCCTCGGATACCGGGGGATCAAAAAGCGCTTTGATATCATCGACAGCCGCGGCGGCTGCGTGCTGATCGACGATTACGGCCACCATCCCACGGAGATCGCGGCGACGATGGCATCGGCACGGACCTACGCCCGCATGCTGGGCCTGGAGTCGGTGACGGCCGTCTGGCAGCCGCACAAATACTCCCGCACCATCGATAACCTCGAGGCGTTTTCCCACTGCTTCGAAGGGGTGGACCGCCTGATCATCCTGCCGGTATGGGCGGCGGGGGAAGAGCCCCGCATCATCGATTTCGAAGGGGTGTTCGCCGCGTACAGCCCGCTGCTGGCCGACCGGGTTAAACGCCGGGGCTGCGGCCTGGAGGTCCTGAAAGAGGATACAATGGTGCAGCAGCTGGAATCGGGCCTGATCATCGGGTTCGGTGCCGGCGATATCACCTACCAGCTCCGGGGAGAAAAATGA
- a CDS encoding endonuclease MutS2, which produces MSAFGHLLDQLDLQAHVAEIESFLSRKKPLYIEGDQGRHYQFIRALDALEFPAPPKTTAFDTILIHLKKQGVLSFEQIFELIKVVRYFRTLRNRGFEGIIGEWMASVIVPDTFKEVERHFDEKGHFKEELDEELYAIAERIKAQKGDIAVQMKGLLYADNLRSYLVDTQVHYVNDEECLLVRGGFGAVFKGSVVGRTGAGFFYVTPDSLLKSKEQIRALTQERDARYYEYAKGFSAQLRELQPFIGFIDKEFDRLDHYQARVLFARAKGLHIVAAQQGDAIVLESFEHPALSNPKPVSLDFSASVLMITGVNAGGKTMLLKSILSAALMAKYLLPMKLNPHRSRIGSFKQIEAVIDDPQNVRNDISTFAGRMQQFSRLFERKSALVGVDEIELGTDSDEAAALFKVILDDLIRRGQKIVVTTHHKRLASLMADRDDVELVAAVYDEERRVPTYEFLQGIIGKSYAFETALRYGIAQGIVNRAKEVYGEQHEKLNLLIERGSELERGLRRKHAEVDERLEQLDERERSLKEERETLRREYEGLERRLRGEFQQAIESAKQAAKAGDTAAIHRAMNEANRQLPQKQEPPQKSTPVAFNVGDAVKYRKQRGVIVALKEKEATIEVEGMRLRVRRNELKPAGKAAVPKPKVQVSNKVEKRGGLKLDLHGMRAEQAREKMDVFISDALIQGWDEVIIYHGIGTGKLAYAVKEFLKEHPSVKSFEDAPPQLGGFGAKIVYL; this is translated from the coding sequence ATGAGCGCATTCGGCCATCTGCTCGATCAGCTTGATCTGCAGGCCCACGTGGCCGAGATCGAGAGCTTTCTCAGCCGGAAAAAACCCCTCTATATCGAAGGTGACCAGGGGCGTCACTACCAGTTCATCCGCGCCCTCGACGCCCTCGAATTTCCCGCCCCGCCGAAAACGACTGCGTTCGACACGATCCTGATCCACCTGAAAAAGCAGGGGGTGCTCAGTTTCGAACAGATCTTCGAGCTCATCAAGGTCGTGCGCTACTTTCGCACCCTGCGAAACCGCGGCTTCGAGGGGATCATCGGCGAATGGATGGCTTCCGTCATCGTCCCGGATACGTTCAAAGAGGTCGAACGCCACTTTGACGAAAAGGGCCACTTCAAAGAGGAACTCGATGAGGAGCTCTATGCCATCGCCGAGCGGATCAAGGCGCAGAAGGGCGATATCGCGGTACAGATGAAAGGGCTGCTCTATGCGGACAATCTGCGAAGCTACCTCGTCGACACCCAGGTGCACTATGTCAACGACGAGGAGTGCCTCCTGGTGCGCGGCGGTTTCGGCGCCGTGTTCAAAGGGAGCGTCGTGGGCCGGACGGGGGCAGGCTTTTTCTATGTGACGCCCGACAGCCTGCTCAAAAGCAAAGAGCAGATCCGTGCCCTGACCCAGGAGCGCGATGCCCGTTACTACGAGTACGCCAAAGGCTTTTCGGCACAGCTGCGCGAGCTGCAGCCCTTCATCGGTTTTATCGACAAAGAGTTCGACCGCCTGGACCACTACCAGGCGCGCGTGCTGTTTGCCCGTGCGAAAGGGCTGCATATCGTCGCGGCACAGCAGGGCGATGCCATCGTCCTGGAGTCGTTCGAGCATCCCGCCCTCTCCAACCCCAAACCCGTCAGCCTCGACTTCAGTGCCTCGGTGCTGATGATCACCGGGGTCAACGCGGGGGGAAAGACGATGCTGCTCAAATCGATCCTTTCCGCGGCGCTGATGGCCAAATATCTGCTGCCGATGAAGCTTAACCCCCACCGCTCCCGCATCGGCTCCTTCAAACAGATCGAAGCGGTCATCGACGACCCCCAGAACGTCCGAAACGACATCTCCACCTTCGCCGGGCGGATGCAGCAGTTCTCCCGGCTCTTCGAGCGTAAGTCGGCGCTGGTCGGGGTCGACGAGATCGAACTGGGAACGGACAGCGACGAAGCGGCGGCGCTGTTCAAGGTGATCCTCGACGACCTGATCCGGCGCGGCCAGAAGATCGTCGTCACGACCCACCACAAGCGGCTCGCTTCCCTGATGGCGGACCGCGACGACGTCGAACTGGTCGCGGCCGTCTACGACGAGGAGCGCCGGGTCCCGACCTACGAGTTCCTGCAGGGGATCATCGGCAAGAGCTACGCCTTTGAGACGGCCCTGCGCTACGGGATCGCCCAGGGGATCGTCAACAGGGCCAAAGAGGTCTACGGCGAGCAGCACGAGAAGCTCAATCTTCTCATCGAGCGCGGCAGCGAACTGGAGCGGGGGCTGCGGCGCAAGCATGCCGAGGTGGACGAGCGTCTGGAACAGCTCGACGAACGGGAACGTTCCCTCAAAGAGGAGCGTGAAACGCTGCGGCGTGAGTATGAAGGGCTGGAGCGCCGGCTGCGGGGCGAGTTCCAGCAGGCGATCGAGAGCGCCAAGCAGGCGGCCAAGGCGGGGGATACGGCGGCGATCCACCGCGCGATGAACGAAGCGAACCGGCAGCTGCCGCAAAAGCAGGAGCCGCCGCAGAAGAGCACCCCGGTCGCGTTCAACGTCGGCGACGCCGTCAAGTACCGCAAGCAGCGCGGCGTCATCGTCGCACTGAAGGAGAAGGAGGCGACGATCGAAGTCGAGGGGATGCGGCTGCGCGTGAGGCGCAACGAGCTCAAGCCTGCCGGAAAGGCGGCGGTTCCCAAACCGAAAGTGCAGGTGAGCAACAAGGTCGAAAAACGCGGCGGCCTCAAGCTCGACCTGCACGGCATGCGGGCCGAACAGGCCCGTGAGAAGATGGATGTCTTCATCTCCGATGCGCTGATCCAGGGGTGGGACGAGGTGATCATCTACCACGGCATCGGCACGGGCAAACTCGCCTATGCCGTCAAAGAGTTCCTCAAAGAGCACCCCAGCGTCAAAAGCTTCGAGGACGCCCCCCCGCAGCTGGGCGGTTTCGGGGCAAAAATCGTTTACCTCTGA
- a CDS encoding Crp/Fnr family transcriptional regulator codes for MECFPCYGRLGRDSRKLIDAHAGAIRLEGGMELFRQGDRCREILFLTEGNVRVFRQHESGQEITLYFLGPGEQCNVNLNSAFTDTPAIGTAVADGPISGYLFPADVVKRLYTAEAVYQDYIFALFARRLECMAGLVEDVRFKKLDDRLLEWLQAQNIRRIPITHEKLAAHLGSSREVISRLLKEFEHNGIVTLHRGMIELLQCPETTHFT; via the coding sequence ATGGAATGCTTCCCCTGCTACGGCCGCCTCGGACGTGATTCCAGAAAACTGATCGACGCCCACGCCGGGGCGATCCGGCTTGAGGGAGGCATGGAACTCTTCCGGCAGGGGGACCGCTGCAGGGAGATCCTTTTTCTCACCGAGGGGAACGTCCGCGTCTTCCGGCAGCATGAGTCGGGACAGGAGATCACCCTCTATTTCCTCGGCCCCGGCGAACAGTGCAACGTCAACCTCAACAGCGCCTTTACCGACACCCCCGCCATCGGAACCGCCGTCGCCGACGGGCCGATCAGCGGCTATCTTTTTCCCGCCGACGTCGTCAAGCGGCTCTATACGGCCGAAGCTGTTTACCAGGACTATATTTTCGCCCTCTTTGCCAGGCGGCTCGAATGCATGGCAGGGCTGGTCGAGGATGTGCGTTTCAAGAAACTCGACGACCGCCTTCTGGAGTGGCTGCAGGCCCAGAATATACGCCGAATCCCCATCACCCATGAAAAACTCGCCGCACACCTCGGCTCATCGCGGGAGGTGATCAGCCGCCTGCTCAAAGAGTTCGAGCACAACGGAATCGTCACGCTGCACCGGGGCATGATCGAACTGCTCCAATGCCCCGAAACTACGCACTTTACTTAA